Part of the Papio anubis isolate 15944 chromosome 6, Panubis1.0, whole genome shotgun sequence genome, GGTCCCTCCTGCGCGCCCAAGTGATGGAGGGGAAGAGATTCGCTtagacacacacacgcgcacacagcTGGGCACGTCTCCGGGAGGCAGCTGCCGGCTCGGGCGCGCTGGGGGCCGGGCGGCGGCCGTGACAGCGCCAGCCGCAGGGAGCGGGGCGCCCTCACAGCTTGGCACCGGAGGCTCGAGGACGCAGGAAGGGAAGATCCCAGCCACACTGACTGTTGCTCTTTTGGGCGGATTGGGAGGGAGCGGGCTGCCCGAGGAGCTGTCACCGAGGACGCCCGAAGTCTCGCCTTCTGCGCGCAGGGTCCGGGGCTGCGCCGCTGCCCTCGTGGGGCAAGGAGGATGCGCACCTCTTCCCGCAGAGCGGCTGCGGTCTCCGGCACTGCGCGGACTCCGGCTCCTGCGGCCGCCAGTGCCGTGCCCGCGCCACGGGAGCGCGCCCTGCCGCACCTGGTTCCAGCCTCTCGGGGAAGTGCGGGAAACGCGCCCTAAACTCCACTACTTCTCGCCCGCctgcccccccgccccgcccggcTCCCCGCCCCGGACctcgcagccgccgccgccgccgcctgcgTGTGGGGCCCGCCCGCCTCTTACTCACACGCGCCACGCACAGCCCTGTTCGTTTGCTCCCATTCACGCCGATTCGCTCTCTGCCGAGCCTAGCCTGGGCATCCGAAACTACTGGACCAACTACCGCCTGGACCGCACGAGCGACCCGGTGCCCCCACGCGACCCGCCGCCGGCCCCCGCGCCCTGGGGCTCCTGCCCGCGCCGCCACCGCCGGGGACCACGGTGAGCAAGGCGCGCTGCCCGCCTCGCGCGGGGGAGGGGCTTTGAGACCTCTAGATTTGGGGGGAAATGAGAAGGGGCAAATCGCCAAAGGGAGGCATCCGGGTGATGCCAGCAAAAAAGCACTTTGTGGGGTGCGGTTCTCCTGGGCGCTGCCTGGGGAAGACTTTTGAGAGGTTTGCTTAGGAGCAGAGGTTAAACTAGTGCGAGATGAGAAAAGGCGGGGGCAATTCCTGGGGTAAAATTAGACAGAAGGTGTCAGTCTGCCCGcctgtttgtttctctctcagtctctcccaGAGCGCTGGGTAGCGCTCTCTTTGAGGGAGAAAGGGAACACGCTTTTACTGCGCTCGCCAGAGTTTGGGGGTTCGTGTTCGGTCACTTCTGGGGTGGCTGTGGAGCTGTTTGGAGCTCGAGGGCAGCTTTGGGACAGTGGGGGCCTGCGAGGCGCGAGCAGAGGACAGACAGAGGGCAGTCAAAGAGCAGGCAAAGGCTAAGTTAACATGTGGGTGGGGTGTTTTCTCTTCCCAGCTGGCCGCTCCCACACCCCTCACAGCCCCACTTTATGCATCTCTTCCCACCCATttccacccaacaacaacaacaacacacacacacacacacacacacacacacacacacacacacgggatgGATGCAGTCGAAGGGTGGTCATACTGTTACTACTAACAAGTCTGAGAGGTCGCTGTCGCTACTCACTGGGGCGCTGAGAATCCTGCTCCTGTTACTTGGGCGACCACCTTGGTTTAGGGCAACCTGCAAGGAGCGTCCAGCTTAAGGCAGATGTCTTTACCTGGAGGTTCCAAGTGCACAGCAAACAAACCTCTACCACAACTCCGGAGTCACTTCACCTTGGTGGGTTTCCTCTGCTCTCCCGCTTCCCTACTCCAGTGCTTCAGGGCACCCACCCAAAGGAGCTGATGCTCAGATCCCTGGTCTAACCTGTCTTCACCCggtggttctctctctctctctgtgtgtctctctctgttcctccctccctccctcccctctttccccctctcctctctgtctccgAATACCAGTTTCTTCgtagaaaacattggggaaagatttaatatttgcaaagtgcTTTATGTCATATTACTCCGTGGATACATTTAATTGCACCGTAACTCTTCTCTGATTTATGTAAACTTGGCCTGATAAATAGCATGCAGGGTCGGTTTGAGTGGGAGCGAAAGTGGGTGGGTGGGCCTCCTTTCTGTGCTAGTGCTCCTTCCTAAACTGATTTGCTAGAAGTAATAAACAGCTGGTGCTTCTCAAAGGTTTTACTTAGTAGTTTCTACATATTTCAGAGCTTTAGACAAATTACACATTATAATTTATTCCAAATATATTAAgcttcttttcaaagaaaaagttgAAGATAATAAAAGGGGATTACAAATTTGAATatcaaaaatgattatttttttaaaaaagattttattgcTGTCAATTATGTTGacacagatttttgttgttgtcatcgTTACCTTGGGGTTTCCTCCTAGTGacgtttttaaagaaatggaaacaatacTACTTACCTTCCTCTCTCTGTTTGGTCACTGCTCAAAGTAACTGACTGAGCATCAGGGCAGGCTTCTTAACTTCAGGAATATGAAGTTATTCACCAGTGAACTGATGGAGATACAAGAAGATATTACAAGACACACAGCAATAGGAAGGAAACTGTTGCTTAAATGTAACCACCTCCAGTGTTttcacagtgaaaaagaaaactgctttgACCTCTCCCAAGCTACTCTGGCCTTTTAGAAACACTcttttctcagttaaaaaaacatatagaaattatagaaacaacattacttgagaaaaatattttcaaataggtACATAAGCAGATTACATGGGAAATTATGAGCACAATATTCATGGAGTATTACAGCAAGTACTGCGATCCTGGTTTCTAGGTTAAGCCAGAGCTCAtgcttaaattttaatatttgaagttGCTCCCTTTGACATCTTTGTGAGGAGGTGTTGCccagtgttttcattttgcttttatcatTGTCCTCACCATTTTTGCCGGCATACACAGATGTTTTTGAATGAATAACCTTCTTACTCACTGAATTTTCACtcattcaaaaagtatttattgagcacatgaacacacacaataTGCAAAGCTGAGCTGGGgtgttattttaaacaaaaagagagGATTTCTGGTAGAAACAGGATGCTTACTCCTACACAGTGTAAATAGAACTGTAGAGCAGTGGCTTACTTAGGGAAGCAGCATCTTGCCCAGAGTAGGTGGTCAACAAAGAGCTGTTGACTCAGAAATCACATAAGATATTAACTAGCCAACTTTGTTTCCATCCTAAATTCTACAATTATCCTTAACCCACCATGTCATTAAGATGTGACTCAACTTCAGAGAATTGATGTTGACTCTAATCTCCTTGCTCTTTGTCTGAATACTTTAGAGTAATATAACTATCTGTGCACTGTATGATTTCTAGCTCTGGCTTTCTGTGTGTGATTTCTATGGAGTAATGCCAGCTCTGAATTTGTCATTAGTATTCATTTATGAGTAAATGCAAATGTTCTTGTTGCACTAAAAAAGTGAATTCGCATTCATAgaactcaagaaatattttgctCCTAAAACTTACcgtctctttatttttataatctcagaaacagtaacattttttaaaaaagcaattatatataaatgaacaACTTAACAAAAGTAGTTATTTAGGATTTTTTAGAAAAGGGGAAATGTCTTATGGAAATTTTAGTTGAAGTGAATTTTCTTTGATGCTCTTGACATGTCTAGAAGGATGGTCTATTTATTGTAGGCTCCCTCATTCatgaataaaattattctcaagGTAACTTCCTAGTAGAAGAGGCTAGTGGAGGAGAGAATGCTTACTATAAATGATTCCAATTTGAGAATAGAGTATGAACAGTAACACTAGAGTTGTGTCATTGAAATTATGtgaatatttctatatttcattGGTTTTAATATGgatgatttttttgaatttctcaATACTTTATCCCAATATTTTCATATTCTGAGATTATTGCAATTAAGTGAAGAATTATTATTTGGTAATGGAATAGTAGTTTATTTTAAGTACAGCTGAATAGCTTGAAAGAGAGAACAAGTCAAATTAAGGAAATTGTTTAAACCAtagatttaaaatcatttaagtcctttccattttttggtgagGGGAGCTCAAAACAGAAGTACCTAAACTTTTCATTGTAAATTAAACTGTTACCATTTAGAAAAATCCTGTATTTTAGGTTTTCTGTGAATTCAATATTGTTTCAAGTTAGCAAAAATGTAACCTGATATATATTTTCTGGTATCTAATTTAATTATTGACAATTTTTGCTTCCTCTGGAATCAATGTTTGTTTCTGAGTTGTAATGTTATCTTAACCTTTAAGCACAAGTGCAATTAAAGCAAGATATTAATAACTTCATTTAGAAATCACCAATCTAAGTAAAAAACATTTCGGAGTAGCTAACCCTTATCAAAAGTAGAGTAAAAGATTATATCTGGAAATTCATATAATGTACATAGGATAAATGAACCTCTCTAAATCTCATATGGAAGTTCCATTAGAGTGTCTTACTATtaattaacattggtacaatagactatttttcttcttcttgaagtTTTATGAGGGAAAGCTGTGTCCATATTAAGAAATAGTTGAAGAGTTTCTTTGACTTTAGACCACTTTACCTACTTGACTCTGCATGGggaaggtaaattttatgtgtatatacacaaatgtgtatgtatacatatatacatatgtgtatatatacacacacatatacatatacacatgtatacatatatagtatatagttatGTTTCTGTTAATGTAGATATCTGTTTTTTAATAACCTTGTACAATAGGAATAGAATCCCTTTGTGCCATATGTGGTTTGTGAAGTCAGCATCACTTTGAGAATGATACTCATAAATGCTCTATTAGTTTGATATTGAAAATATGGGATATGATACATTCTTTGAacaatttatttaagaaacacttGTAATAAATTTTAGTATGTGCCTGACAATGTCCAAAGAGCTCTActcatattaactcatttaattctggTAGCTCTCCTGtcatttcccattttacagagggaaaATAAGTAGGTacagctactattattattttatttttctttgatgttaTCATTTTTACTGCCATTTAGGAGATGAGGAAGGTGAGGGTTTATAAACCTAAATAAATGACTCAAGCTCTGCAGCTACTGTATGGCAGAACTGGCGTTTGAGTCTGGGCAGTCTACTCTGctcttgaatatatatttttttaagtttacttaAATAGAGGGCCTAGTGGGGAGCAAGTTAGGTTGTAAAGCAAATAGATTCTAGCAACTGAGATTTATGATAATTTTCAACTTCTAGTGAATTCTTCTGAAATTCATAAGGAAGGCGATTGTAATGAAGCCGTGACATAACCTGAACCACAGCAGTCCTTGAGCATAGTGCTCTAACTTAATGTAGTTTTTAATGGACTCAATAATTTTCAAAGGTTCAGCTACTTTTAAATTAGGTAACTTTAAGAACTGATGCCATATTTAAGTAGTTTTAATAGCTCAGAGAATCTGATACTGAATGTTTTATGCTTCCCATGATATCCTTATAATGTGAACCTCTTGCACAGAGGTCAATGTTGTGTTACTACAGTGTATGGTACTTGCCAAAGGAATCTTGAGTTTTATAGAAGGTGTGAAGTGAGAAGACTTATTCTGCTCAGACTCGGGTACACACAGTTGGCATCTCATTAATATTTACTGCATGTACTGAAGTAGGGCATTCCACATGTTGCTACTCCAGAGGTTAAAAAAAAGCTTCAAGTGTCCTTATAATGGCACAGTTTTAAGATGTGATTTAATactgaatagacattttattttgtcatgaTGATCTCAGGACATTACTATCTATGAAACCTTGTGGAATAATAACTTTTATGAGATGGAATGGCCTGAGATAGAAAGGAGAAGGATGGTGTAAGAAGTGTGAAATAATAAACCAGTTTAAATGTTTAAGTTTAGAAGCAGACAAAAGGAAGAATGCCTgtaattgtactttttattttaaaaaggcatacaAGGCATAATTAACATGAAGTAACAGAATCTTTAAACTGCTAATGAGGTACCACAACTGTTCTATCATAAATATTAACAATGTTACTATTTGAGTATAGTTTGGGGAACTATTCAAGAACATATTAAAATGTCACTGTAATGCTCTCTGCCATAGCTAACTAACTCAAgtcaatgaaaaaaatcacaataattcTGAACATGCCTCAacataaataaagtatttattgGAGTGTAAGTACTGTAGTCAGACAGAGTTGGCTGAATTAAAATCCCTACTTTACTGCTTATTAGCTACGCtgtcttgggcaaattacttctcTCTTCTAATTCTTagtaatttaattaattaattattattgttatttatttatttatttattttttgagttggacTCATGCTGTGttacctatgctggagtgcagaggcacaatcttggctcgctgcaacctccacctcttggattcaagtgatttcgtgcctcagcctcctgagcagctgggactacaggcatgcgccaccatgcccagctaatttttgtatttttagtagacacaggttttcaccatgtcagccagactggtctgaactcctggcctgaagtgatccgctcacctcggcctctcaaaatgctgggattacaggcatgagccactgcacctggccaaattcttAGTAATTTTATCTGTTATATGGTAATGGAAATACCACTTCATTGATATCCATATGATAGCCGATAGCCTATGTAAAATACCTAGCATTGAGTGTCATACATAGTAAAAGTTCAGGAAGTAGTAATTGATACTTCCGTTATCACCACCATCTTTAACATCAACATACCATCATCACAGATGGTTAAACATAATGGGCACAACATGCTCATTATGTATATTTGAATACATTGTTCTCCATTATAAAGCATGGGTTCTCTTACTCTTGAGGGAATTGTATGAAGAAAGAATTATGTGTTTTAAGACTTAAGCTTAATTAAAGTAATACCAGATTTAAAGGCTTATGCTGAACACAGAAATTAAGAGGAGGcttttggggccaggcgcagtggctcacgcctgtaatcccagcactttgggaggccgaggcgggaagatcacgaggtcaagagatcgagaccattctggccaacatggtgaaaccctgtctctactaaaaatacaaaaattagctgggcgtggcagtgcacgcctgtagtcccagctgctctggaggctgaggcaggaggatcacttgaacccaggaagcggaggttgcagtgagccgagattgcaccactgcactccagcctggcaacagagtgagattccgtctaattataaaaaaaaaaaaagaaaaagaaaataaaaaaagaggagacGTTTGGGACAGCAAATTCACTGTTCTTTCTTACAAGGCCTCGCTTTATAAGTTCACATGATTCTTTGGAATGTGTATCCTCTTATCCAGATGTAGTAAATGGAAAAGAACGAAAGTTTTTGCTAAAGGAATTGAAgtatttatatttgtctttatatctGATATGAGTTGAAAACTTTAGGTCACACAGAAATTTCTTCctgacatttttatatttcataccTTATAGAACTCATTGTATAAAGGGAAAAGCTCTTTCCTAACTCTGGTCACTAAATGTGAATAACTTGACTTAAAAGgttaagtttaattttattcttagattttttttttttttttttttttttttgccactcaTTTAATTCTGGTAGTTGGTATTTACTATGTACCAAGCAGTGTAGGTCTTTATACATTTTGCCATTACAAAGCATTCATTGGGACACATGCCGTTAGTATttacatttcacagatgaggaaattgaggcccaggaAGGACCCAGAGCTAAAGGAGTGGAGCCATGATCCTCACCCACACCATCTGTCTCTGAAGTCCACATTTAACCTGCACACTAACGGGCTTCTTAGTTGCAGTTAGCCCCCAAGTATTTTCTGTGGATTTCTGGTCCTTAAAACCCATGCCTCCCTACTTTCCTATATCTTCCTTgcaacaaacaaaagagaaatttaatttcaataaGGCTCAATTTCTTGACTTTGTCATGTCGTactttacatatgtatatgcaatGGCCACTAGAACAAAGAATTAGATAACATTAATTTTTAGCAAACAATTGAATTGATCTTAAAATAGACTTAAGTAAGTCTGCCAAAATCCTtctaaatacagtcatgtgtcgcTTGACAATGGAGATACATTCGGGATACGCATTGTTAggcgattttgtcattgtgtaaacatcacaaagtgtacttatacaaacctgGATGGTATAGCCTAGTATACACTTAGGGTATATGATATAGCCCATCATCTCTAGGCTTCAAACCAGTatagcatgtgactgtactgaatactgtaagcaGTCATAATACAATGGTAaggatttgtgtatctaaacatagaaaatgtacagtaaaaacaTAATAGTGTAATCTAATGAGACCACTGTTGTTTATGCGGTCTATCATTGGCCGAAACGATGTTATGCAGTACATGACTGCAGTCGCATTCACACTCTGTATGCAGTAGTGGGAACTGACATTCTATGCAAATGGAATGTACTCATCTGGTGAGATAGCTGTGTGTGACCTAAAGTTCCTATCTGGCTCACTCTTTCTGAGCTGAATGCAACAATATAGGATGAGAGGGCACTGGAAAAGAGCCGTCTTCCCAGGAACGCAGCATGGAGAAGTGGAAAAGCTTACCATGGGGAACTCCAGGGTTCCTGCGGATCTGAAAGTTCCCCTCGCACccctgaaaacatccagaaaaggcTCAAGGACTGTTGTCTTGCTCACCTGACTTGAGTGCTTCTCAAGGACAGGGATTGTATTCTTTTCATTCCTATTTCCGTGGTACTTGGCACACGGTTGAATGGGGCAGACACAGAGCTCCTTGGTGTGGGTACTCAGAACTTCAGAAGCAGAGAGATGAGGCACCCAGACAGGAGGACATGGGGAAATTGGGCAGAGGCAGAGCACAAGATACAAGGGTGTATGAGGGACTGATGGGCTTGCAGATGCATGGGTAGCTGAAAGAtacttctttccattttatttttgcttaactATGGTTCTATTCCTCTGTTTCCAAATCTAGACTAGATGTGTGATACCAGCTTAGCTCTGATATCTGACTCTTCAAAGTGAAGAACATTATTCTCATTGTCCTGATAGatgtgcctggcacatcataaaatctttaaaaatattagccataatacgtgaaccctggaggtggagcttgcagtgagcagagatcgtgccaccgcactccagcctgggggacagagcaagactctgtctcaaaaaaaaaatatatatatatatatatgccataatattattttcagatttttctatgaatataatttttttttcttaatcagttgTTTATCTTATCTTCATATCCTGTCTACTCTGAAATGGATTGCCAGTGAGTTAACGgttatttatagcagcatttaCTTTGGGAGTTTCTGAATTCCACAAATATTAGCATTCTTTAAATAACGGCTTCCAACTCTATACTACCAACAAAAAGATCAAGTGCTTCAAAATTTTTATACACCATTACTTTCTTAAGGTTACCTCTTCTCAAATACTTTATGTTATTTTGCTCTTCTGTGTTGGCAGTATCATCTGCCCAGACATCCAAGAAAAGTGAGAAACTAAGAATAGTTTGTCACAAAGATCATAGTAGGAACAGAGGTACCTCAAGATCATCTCCACCCACTTGTCGTCTGTCACCAAGATGTGACAATCCTGCTTCATGAACACTACCTATCTCACCAGCCCTAGTGCTATTCCTTAAGTTCAGGCTATTGGAACTTCTCACCTGAATCATAGTAGGCTCCTAGTAAGCCTTGGATCTCCATCCTCTTCAATGCTTGAATTTTTTCTGACTACAAACCTGGTCATGCAGTTCCCTTGTTTACTAACCTGCAACATCAACTTACCTTCAGGGTAAGTTCAAACCAGCTCAACCTACAAAACCCTTACTATTCCAGTGCACCAGCCTAAGACTCAACTTCTGTCACTCCTCTGAAAGGTCCTTACAATTGGGTGACTCCAGGGAAGGAATGGACCATGCTCCTtcatacttcattcctttctacaTGCTGGTCCCTCTCCCTAAGGGTTCTCTGCTTGTCTAACCTCTTATCTTCCACATTGCCTCTCTTTGTTCTCTTGCCCCTTTTCTCTGTagcccacccacctccacccaaGCCAGGATGGGCTATCTTTATGCTCCTCTGTTTGGTAGTACAGATCATAATTCTACTGAGTTAATGTTATtcccctgtcacacacacacacagacacacactctctccccacccccaacagtaCCTACATCTCCAGTGCCTAGCATAGTGTCTGGGTTATATAGGAAGCACTAAATACATTTTGATAGGAGAAATAATCATCTTATCTCTCCCTGTGTCTGACTTTTTTATGCCTTTCTTACTCGCTGACTGACTTATTTCAGTATACATTGAACAGGtactgtgtgtcaggcagtgTGCTGGATCTGAGAATATGATGACTTTATTAGTCATTATATTACAAGTTCTCAAAGAACTTGTAAACCCAAGGGCAACTCAACTCtcaacgaaacaaacaaacaaacagtatgGAGTGTGCTAGATGATGGAGAAGACACACAGTGAGAGCACAATGTAACAAAGTGGGAACCATGTGCCTGGTGGGGCAGGGAAAACTCCACCCCTCCGTCGTGCCCTAACCCCCTACATACCTATTTTTCCTCATCTCTAGTGTTCTAAGTGCCTAGAAGTAAGCATTCATCTATCAATAcgattataataatttttaagagataaTTTAGGGCTCCATTTCTCTAATAATAGTCTATAATtagaccatttttatttttattttctacttgcaGACCAAGAAAGCTTCAAAAGGTTCCATAACAGTCCATAAGCTCATTTTTGAGGTTTTCTTGTATttaaattcttttgaatatatctaataatcatattatttaagttcatttttctctataaagCAAGGGACTTATATTTAACCAATTATTAGTATCCACTTAATGAGATATAAAAATCTGAGTTCTCTTTTAAGAATGGAAATAAGTGTGAGATTGAATTCTTTTACCATGACCAAAATGGAAAACTTAATAAGATCAAAAGATTAGCTAACGACGTATGGTAATCGCACTACAGATGTCTCTCTACTACTAAATAAATGGCAATGACCTGTTGATTAATACATTTAATGGCAAACATTTGGAGGCAAGTCTTTTTTTAGATGTGCATGGTCATCCCTGGTAAGTAATTGTATATGcaagtaaaataagaaattagtttcaaaaaaaaaaaacgtaaaatGTAATATTACCTTCAAAACTATACAACATATAATACACTATTCTCTAAAGACATTGACACATTTAATTTACTGAATAAACTAGACCATTTTAGGTGACTTCTTGTATATTattcctgaaattaaaaacaaagtaataattaaatattatattgtttGCTTTCCTCTAAAgtacataaaaacattttaattaatattccCTAATTAAGTggatgttgtatttccatttcctGTCTTAAAGTGAGAGAAAATCATGAGCAATTAAAAAGTAGAAGCAAATTAATTCTATCTGCTTTTAGTTataaatttactttgaaattctTAAACTATTTTGAAGATGTAACTGTATCCTGTTTTAAAAGGCACCTTAACTTCTTTCTCTGACTTTAGTAGCTTTCTGATTACCAATAATTCCATTGCCCTAAGACAGGGCCTAGTTTTATTATCTTGCAACCACGAAGTTTTCTGTGACTTAATTTTATCACCATAACAATCAGCTATTCTTGGTCTGTAGGCAGTTCCCTAGGTACTtttaatattccaaaatattgaaaTGTTGGAAAGCTGAACAAGACTTACATGTGTTGTAAGTAGCTGAACACAGGACTTACAATCCATACTGGGGGACTTTTGAAATTAAAAGGGGATGTATTAATAATGATGCTGAGAAAAATGTTATGAAGTCCTAAATGTGGTTAATGCAGTGCTTGCTGCCTTCCTGGGCCAGTGGTTTACTATTTGGGAAGATCACTTCTATCAGCCTGTCTTTTCTTCCCCAACACAAGGCTGGGGCAGACATTCTGGTAATGACTCATGTTGCAGTCTTTGTTTCACCCAGGACTCCCTAGATACCTACAGTAGGCTTGAGGAGAAAGACTTCATTGTTTCAGAGAGAACCAAGTGGGGTCTTGGCTCCCCAAGTTAGAAAAAAGGGAGACTGATGTATAAAGGGAGTATAgtgcagaaaaggaaaataggGACCTCTGTGAGTGTGGAGCTGGGTGGAACCTGTGGATGCCCATGTGAGGAAATATGGTCCATGTTCTCCCCACTGTAACCATCACTAAACCAGAGGGTTGGAAGCATATCTTTGACCTTGCTGCCTAAACACTTGCCCTGAAGCATCCCCCACTCACTTCATCTAGCTGGAGTGGCTAGCAGGAAACATGACAGTAACTCAATATCATAATAGCTCAAAAATCATTGCTCAAACATTCAGCAGCTATTCACCAAGCAACTACTATAAGAACTTCATTTGCTGATACAAAAGACCGTTCAGCATATTACAGGCCATTTAGGAATGCATTGGAGGAGGCGGTAGGAcccataaaagtaaaaaaacttTCAGAATTCCCACCGTTCTCcatgtttattttcttggtttGTCCCTTTCAATAAACCCTACTTTTCGAAGGTGTCTATTTAGTGTGTTCTTTCTTTAGAGATGCTGATCACttggaaatttaaatatttttaaaagaaacatccAGAATCATCTAAATTTTCTCAGGAAAGGAAGTGAGAATGTATGTCATGGAAATGGGGACATTTATACCACTCCCACTGGATTGTGCATCTCTTACCCAAGAAGGAGTACCAGGAAGAAGAATGCAAGTGTGTGTCTTTTGCCGACTGTATTTCAAACATACATTTAAGTAGTTCTACTTTTTGTCATTATTCCCATCTGaaaactttctttcttcctgggacaaaaaaactcaaattattaattctatttaaataatgtgctgtattcagaagagtAGCTGCCAAATTTGTTGAGACCTATAACAAGATAATTAATTATCTAGCACACAAGGACTATTGGAGTGTTGGATATAAACCAGATGGTGGAAGAAGAAGGATGAGGCAGTCAGGATGCTCTGAGGGTGTGATAAGTCTTTCAGCCTCAGTGGGGTAAAAGCTACTTGTGCACCAAACCTCCTTCATGCTTCCTGCTGCACTTACATTGTTTTGGTTGATCCTTCCATCACCCCATCACTTTACTCCTTGAGATTCCAGCTTCCCTTTCCCACTGCcactatattcattttaaatgtcaaGAGAAGTTAGAGAAGTTAGGGGAGGTGAGGGCAAAAGTCTATTCCCCTTGGACCTAGAACTCAGTGCCAGCATCTGTGGCAGCCCCAATATCAATCCCGTGGAGCAAAGCAGACT contains:
- the LOC101023368 gene encoding formin-like protein 14, with product MHTAAPSKPQPPPDPLTASGSPAWHSGATHTSFLDTCVPQALGLAPYPPPQRDRSQRLSDWVPPTPVSPSSATLVTSAGSPSCDLSPTESPARPLGRPTALFARGSSSWVGRAVAQQQDLRLRVNPPPPLSPPKALPSPCSKPLREPGGCGLAATLQLVAGDPVPPARPSDGGEEIRLDTHTRTQLGTSPGGSCRLGRAGGRAAAVTAPAAGSGAPSQLGTGGSRTQEGKIPATLTVALLGGLGGSGLPEELSPRTPEVSPSARRVRGCAAALVGQGGCAPLPAERLRSPALRGLRLLRPPVPCPRHGSAPCRTWFQPLGEVRETRPKLHYFSPACPPAPPGSPPRTSQPPPPPPACGARPPLTHTRHAQPCSFAPIHADSLSAEPSLGIRNYWTNYRLDRTSDPVPPRDPPPAPAPWGSCPRRHRRGPRDNQILTVFSIGVFYSQRHFWQPPQESP